The Coffea arabica cultivar ET-39 chromosome 4e, Coffea Arabica ET-39 HiFi, whole genome shotgun sequence genome includes a window with the following:
- the LOC113741986 gene encoding uncharacterized protein isoform X2 — translation MHGREQREGESHHRRIVVVRKSGCGGQHMRSVPLSTTRNSLADGGGDSSLISTVITIISSDSFCKDGRRISVGDCALFKPPQDSPPFIGIIRCLRPSKENNLQLGVNWLYRPAELKLGKGILPDAAPNEIFYSFHEDETPAASLLHPCKVAFLPKGVELPSGISSFVCRRVYDIDSKCLWWLTDQDYINERQEEVDKLLQKSRIEMDASFQSGNRSPKPTNNSVSTSQFKPSSDNVQSSATSLPTKGKKRERGDQASDPVKRERSLKPDDSDSGLYKSESFLKSEIAKMTEKGGVVDSESVEKLVLLMQPDKVDKKLDLISRSMLAGVVAATDKLDCLNRFVQLKGLTVFDEWLQDVHKGKIGDSSDKSAEDFLLVLLRALDKLPVNLLALQTCNIGRSVNHLRSHKNLEIQKKARGLVDTWKKRVEAEMNMIDANTGSTQATSWPSKSRLPEAHGGRSSGGSGDVALKSSVTQLSASKTMSIKVSQVETAGKSASPSPGAIKSASSPASGKDSQPRITTGKEDARTSTAGSMSVNKISSGGSRHRKSVNGFPGTLVSGSQKETGSSRNSSIHRTTAQEKFVAMGEKVFETSVVDGATPKLIVKLPNRGRSPAQSVSGGSFEDPSIMSSRASSPVVSDKHEPSERTKEKADAGRANVISDVNAESWQSNDFKDLHTGSDEGDGSPTAVPEEDRSRPPEDGTKVPEVPKAASSSSGNDLKSGKLHDASFSSMNALIESCVKYSEASTPVSIGDDVGMNLLASVAAGEMYKSDSLTPADSPQECSPPVEEISNGEDAKSKSSPQETLVRERCEPNDVDGDDLKRGKSASSWSKDGICLSKQASLHSTGDRKAAAASSEEILQATTDRYSEMNEKYDDILVSSSLSPTTKVAKDRDLDSGKQSSEEKGVEVKLSVLSSTEDVKPKAEVPSNPSMEIDCKKDSNEMSNNVVLTEQKPQSEELPATGSIKDLASENVDSCKVREADEDPGDSGVNQSDGATLDPKTNMISTSEDKNLDGLSSDATDQKTDCLKANSEKMEVAEPHAFGTCALKEEPTVGSKEVVGDVDFKEAKKSDAEVAELEERVSTVVGATSLTSVHAADMDSKMNFDLNEGLVSDDGKYGEPTNLSTVNVVNSLTTTVSMLSSSIPASITVAAALKGPFVPPVDLLRNRGELGWKGSAATSAFRPAEPRKVLQLALGSANVCPPDDSTGKTSRPPLDIDLNVPDERLLEDMACRDSSAEIGSNPDHSVNLDRSRNELTGSAPGRMSGGLDLDLNRVDDANDITQYPTTSIRRLEAPVVPFKSLSSSSNNEVKRDFDLNNGPGIDDGVAEQSSFTQHSRGSTQSVHSLPTLAGLRSNNLETGNFSAWFPSGTSYSSITIPSALSDRGEQPFAIIPPGAPQRLLGPPAGNPFNPDVYRGSVLSSSPAVPFAPSPFPYQMFPFGTTLPLPSATFSVGSNSFMDSSSGGRIFTPPVNSQFLGPVGAVSSQFPRPYMVSVSDGSNSGGMESNRKWSRQGLDLNAGPGVLDIEGREESLAQRQLAVGSSQALAEEQVRMFPLSGGVLKRKEPDGGWDGEGFRYKQSSWQ, via the exons ATGCATGGGAGGGAACAGAGGGAAGGTGAGAGTCATCATCGGAGGATTGTTGTTGTTCGGAAAAGTGGTTGCGGCGGTCAGCACATGCGGTCTGTCCCTTTGAGCACGACCAGAAACAGTTTAGCTGACGGCGGCGGTGACTCGAGTCTTATTTCTACTGTTATTACCATAATTTCTAGTGATTCCTTCTGCAAG GATGGTCGCAGAATAAGTGTGGGTGACTGTGCTCTTTTTAAGCCTCCTCAGGATTCTCCACCGTTCATCGGCATAATTCGTTGTTTGAGACCTAGTAAAGAGAATAACTTGCAACTAGGTGTTAATTGGCTCTATCGACCGGCTGAGTTGAAGCTTGGCAAAGGCATCCTCCCGGACGCCGCGCCAAACGAAATCTTTTATTCTTTTCATGAGGATGAGACTCCAGCTGCATCGTTACTACATCCGTGTAAAGTTGCATTCCTTCCTAAAGGTGTTGAACTTCCTTCAGGGATATCCTCCTTTGTCTGTCGGCGAGTTTATGACATTGATAGCAAGTGTTTATGGTGGCTAACCGATCAAGATTATATTAAT GAGCGACAAGAAGAAGTAGATAAGCTCTTGCAAAAATCAAGAATAGAGATGGATGCGTCCTTTCAGTCCGGCAACCGTTCtccaaaaccaacaaataattcAGTGTCTACATCACAATTTAAACCAAGTTCTGATAATGTGCAGAGTAGTGCAACTTCTCTTCCCACTAAGGGAAAGAAAAGGGAGCGTGGAGACCAGGCCTCTGACCCTGTTAAGCGAGAACGTTCTCTGAAGCCAGATGATAGTGATTCTGGCCTGTACAAATCTGAAAGCTTTTTGAAATCTGAGATTGCAAAGATGACAGAGAAGGGAGGGGTTGTAGATTCAGAATCTGTTGAGAAACTTGTCCTACTTATGCAACCAGATAAAGTGGATAAGAAGTTGGATTTAATTAGCCGTTCAATGCTTGCAGGTGTTGTAGCTGCCACTGATAAGCTTGACTGTCTTAACCGATTTGTACAGCTGAAGGGCTTGACTGTGTTTGATGAATGGCTTCAGGATGTCCATAAAGGGAAGATTGGTGATAGTAGTGATAAATCTGCTGAGGACTTTCTGTTGGTTCTACTTCGTGCTCTTGATAAGCTTCCTGTGAACCTTCTTGCCCTACAAACATGCAACATTGGCAGATCCGTTAATCATTTACGGTCACACAAAAACttggaaatccaaaagaaagcAAGGGGTTTAGTTGACACTTGGAAGAAACGAGTTGAGGCTGAAATGAATATGATTGATGCAAATACTGGTTCAACTCAGGCCACTTCGTGGCCGTCCAAATCACGCCTTCCTGAGGCTCATGGAGGCAGAAGTAGTGGTGGATCTGGTGATGTTGCCTTGAAGAGCTCGGTGACACAGCTTTCAGCATCTAAAACAATGTCAATTAAGGTTTCACAAGTGGAAACTGCTGGGAAGTCTGCATCCCCATCTCCAGGTGCAATAAAATCGGCTTCGTCGCCAGCATCAGGCAAGGATAGTCAACCGAGAATTACCACTG GAAAGGAAGATGCTAGGACTTCTACTGCTGGGTCAATGAGTGTCAATAAGATCTCAAGTGGTGGCTCAAGGCACAGGAAGTCGGTGAACGGCTTCCCTGGGACATTGGTGTCTGGAAGCCAGAAAGAAACAGGATCAAGTAGAAATTCCTCAATCCACCGAACCACTGCTCAAGAGAAGTTTGTAGCAATGGGTGAAAAGGTGTTTGAGACGTCTGTTGTTGATGGGGCCACTCCCAAGTTGATAGTTAAGCTACCCAACCGGGGACGAAGTCCTGCTCAAAGTGTTAGCGGAGGATCTTTTGAAGATCCCTCTATTATGAGCAGCCGTGCTTCTTCTCCTGTGGTTTCGGATAAGCATGAACCATCTGAACGTACAAAAGAAAAGGCTGATGCAGGTCGGGCTAATGTTATTTCTGATGTGAATGCAGAATCATGGCAGAGTAATGATTTTAAAGATTTACATACTGGGTCTGATGAAGGTGATGGGTCTCCTACAGCTGTTCCTGAGGAAGACCGAAGTAGACCTCCTGAAGATGGTACAAAAGTCCCTGAGGTACCCAAAGCTGCTTCATCATCATCTGGGAATGATTTGAAGTCTGGAAAACTGCATGATGCATCTTTCAGTTCCATGAATGCATTGATCGAAAGCTGTGTAAAATATTCTGAGGCGAGCACACCCGTGTCAATCGGGGATGATGTTGGAATGAATCTTCTTGCCAGTGTTGCTGCTGGAGAAATGTACAAGTCTGACTCGCTTACACCTGCTGATTCTCCACAAGAATGCAGCCCTCCTGTGGAGGAGATTTCTAATGGTGAAGATGCCAAATCAAAATCATCACCTCAAGAAACCTTAGTACGAGAACGATGTGAGCCCAATGATGTTGATGGTGATGATCTTAAGCGGGGTAAATCTGCTAGTTCATGGTCCAAAGATGGAATATGTCTTTCCAAGCAAGCATCACTCCACTCCACTGGAGATAGGAAAGCCGCTGCTGCATCATCTGAAGAGATTTTGCAAGCAACCACAGATCGCTACTCTGAGATGAATGAAAAGtatgatgatattttggtctCCAGTTCATTGTCACCCACAACGAAGGTAGCTAAGGACAGAGATTTGGATTCTGGTAAACAATCTTCTGAGGAAAAGGGTGTTGAGGTTAAATTAAGTGTCCTTTCAAGCACTGAAGATGTAAAACCTAAAGCTGAAGTTCCATCCAATCCGTCAATGGAGATTGATTGCAAGAAAGATAGTAATGAAATGTCAAACAATGTTGTTCTCACAGAGCAGAAGCCCCAGTCCGAAGAGCTGCCAGCTACTGGATCTATTAAGGATTTAGCTTCAGAAAATGTTGACAGTTGCAAAGTTAGAGAGGCTGATGAGGATCCTGGTGATAGTGGTGTTAATCAGTCTGATGGGGCAACATTGGATCCAAAAACCAATATGATTTCAACATCTGAAGATAAAAATTTAGATGGTTTGAGTTCAGATGCGACTGACCAAAAAACTGATTGCTTAAAGGCCAATTCTGAAAAGATGGAAGTCGCTGAACCCCATGCATTTGGAACATGTGCCCTGAAAGAGGAACCTACAGTTGGGTCGAAAGAGGTGGTTGGAGACGTAGATTTTAAGGAAGCAAAGAAGTCTGATGCTGAAGTCGCTGAATTGGAGGAACGGGTATCCACTGTGGTTGGTGCTACGTCCTTAACATCTGTACATGCAGCTGATATGGATTCAAAGATGAATTTCGATTTGAATGAAGGCTTAGTTAGTGATGATGGAAAATATGGGGAACCTACCAATTTGTCAACTGTCAATGTGGTTAACTCATTAACTACTACTGTTTCCATGCTTTCCAGTAGTATTCCTGCCTCCATTACAGTTGCTGCTGCTCTCAAAGGTCCCTTTGTTCCTCCAGTTGATCTACTGAGAAATAGAGGGGAACTTGGCTGGAAGGGATCAGCTGCCACCAGTGCATTTAGACCAGCTGAGCCGAGAAAGGTTCTTCAGCTGGCTTTGGGTTCTGCAAATGTTTGTCCTCCTGATGATTCTACAGGCAAAACCAGTCGGCCTCCATTAGATATTGATCTTAATGTGCCAGATGAAAGATTGTTAGAGGATATGGCTTGTAGAGATTCAAGTGCTGAGATAGGTTCAAACCCAGACCATTCAGTTAATCTTGATAGGTCGAGGAATGAACTTACAGGTTCTGCACCTGGTCGCATGTCTGGAGGACTTGATCTCGATTTGAATAGAGTTGATGATGCTAATGATATAACACAATATCCAACAACTAGCATACGCAGATTAGAGGCTCCTGTTGTACCTTTCAAGTCATTATCGTCCAGCTCGAATAATGAGGTCAAAAGGGATTTTGACTTAAACAATGGACCTGGTATTGATGATGGTGTTGCTGAACAGTCTTCATTCACCCAGCATAGTCGGGGAAGCACGCAGTCTGTGCACTCGCTACCGACTCTTGCTGGTCTCCGCTCAAATAACCTTGAAACAGGAAACTTCTCAGCGTGGTTTCCTTCTGGGACTTCTTATTCATCAATTACTATACCTTCAGCTTTATCTGATCGAGGGGAGCAGCCTTTTGCGATCATTCCACCTGGTGCACCGCAACGACTATTGGGTCCTCCTGCTGGTAATCCTTTCAATCCTGACGTTTACCGTGGTTCAGTGTTGTCATCGTCTCCAGCAGTGCCCTTTGCACCGAGCCCGTTCCCTTACCAAATGTTCCCTTTTGGGACTACTTTACCTTTGCCATCTGCTACTTTTTCTGTTGGGTCAAACTCTTTCATGGACTCCTCATCTGGTGGAAGAATTTTTACTCCCCCTGTAAATTCACAGTTTTTAGGACCTGTTGGTGCAGTTTCATCCCAATTTCCAAGGCCTTACATGGTAAGCGTTTCTGACGGTAGCAATAGTGGAGGTATGGAGAGTAATAGGAAGTGGAGTAGGCAGGGTTTGGACCTTAATGCAGGCCCTGGTGTGTTAGATATTGAAGGCAGAGAGGAGTCATTGGCACAAAGACAACTTGCTGTTGGCAGTTCACAGGCGCTAGCAGAGGAGCAAGTGAGGATGTTTCCACTGTCTGGTGGTGTTCTGAAAAGGAAAGAGCCTGATGGAGGGTGGGATGGTGAAGGCTTCAGGTACAAGCAATCCTCCTGGCAGTGA
- the LOC113741986 gene encoding uncharacterized protein isoform X1: MHGREQREGESHHRRIVVVRKSGCGGQHMRSVPLSTTRNSLADGGGDSSLISTVITIISSDSFCKDGRRISVGDCALFKPPQDSPPFIGIIRCLRPSKENNLQLGVNWLYRPAELKLGKGILPDAAPNEIFYSFHEDETPAASLLHPCKVAFLPKGVELPSGISSFVCRRVYDIDSKCLWWLTDQDYINERQEEVDKLLQKSRIEMDASFQSGNRSPKPTNNSVSTSQFKPSSDNVQSSATSLPTKGKKRERGDQASDPVKRERSLKPDDSDSGLYKSESFLKSEIAKMTEKGGVVDSESVEKLVLLMQPDKVDKKLDLISRSMLAGVVAATDKLDCLNRFVQLKGLTVFDEWLQDVHKGKIGDSSDKSAEDFLLVLLRALDKLPVNLLALQTCNIGRSVNHLRSHKNLEIQKKARGLVDTWKKRVEAEMNMIDANTGSTQATSWPSKSRLPEAHGGRSSGGSGDVALKSSVTQLSASKTMSIKVSQVETAGKSASPSPGAIKSASSPASGKDSQPRITTGSTSDIPLSTREEKSSSSSQSHNYSQSFSGKEDARTSTAGSMSVNKISSGGSRHRKSVNGFPGTLVSGSQKETGSSRNSSIHRTTAQEKFVAMGEKVFETSVVDGATPKLIVKLPNRGRSPAQSVSGGSFEDPSIMSSRASSPVVSDKHEPSERTKEKADAGRANVISDVNAESWQSNDFKDLHTGSDEGDGSPTAVPEEDRSRPPEDGTKVPEVPKAASSSSGNDLKSGKLHDASFSSMNALIESCVKYSEASTPVSIGDDVGMNLLASVAAGEMYKSDSLTPADSPQECSPPVEEISNGEDAKSKSSPQETLVRERCEPNDVDGDDLKRGKSASSWSKDGICLSKQASLHSTGDRKAAAASSEEILQATTDRYSEMNEKYDDILVSSSLSPTTKVAKDRDLDSGKQSSEEKGVEVKLSVLSSTEDVKPKAEVPSNPSMEIDCKKDSNEMSNNVVLTEQKPQSEELPATGSIKDLASENVDSCKVREADEDPGDSGVNQSDGATLDPKTNMISTSEDKNLDGLSSDATDQKTDCLKANSEKMEVAEPHAFGTCALKEEPTVGSKEVVGDVDFKEAKKSDAEVAELEERVSTVVGATSLTSVHAADMDSKMNFDLNEGLVSDDGKYGEPTNLSTVNVVNSLTTTVSMLSSSIPASITVAAALKGPFVPPVDLLRNRGELGWKGSAATSAFRPAEPRKVLQLALGSANVCPPDDSTGKTSRPPLDIDLNVPDERLLEDMACRDSSAEIGSNPDHSVNLDRSRNELTGSAPGRMSGGLDLDLNRVDDANDITQYPTTSIRRLEAPVVPFKSLSSSSNNEVKRDFDLNNGPGIDDGVAEQSSFTQHSRGSTQSVHSLPTLAGLRSNNLETGNFSAWFPSGTSYSSITIPSALSDRGEQPFAIIPPGAPQRLLGPPAGNPFNPDVYRGSVLSSSPAVPFAPSPFPYQMFPFGTTLPLPSATFSVGSNSFMDSSSGGRIFTPPVNSQFLGPVGAVSSQFPRPYMVSVSDGSNSGGMESNRKWSRQGLDLNAGPGVLDIEGREESLAQRQLAVGSSQALAEEQVRMFPLSGGVLKRKEPDGGWDGEGFRYKQSSWQ, from the exons ATGCATGGGAGGGAACAGAGGGAAGGTGAGAGTCATCATCGGAGGATTGTTGTTGTTCGGAAAAGTGGTTGCGGCGGTCAGCACATGCGGTCTGTCCCTTTGAGCACGACCAGAAACAGTTTAGCTGACGGCGGCGGTGACTCGAGTCTTATTTCTACTGTTATTACCATAATTTCTAGTGATTCCTTCTGCAAG GATGGTCGCAGAATAAGTGTGGGTGACTGTGCTCTTTTTAAGCCTCCTCAGGATTCTCCACCGTTCATCGGCATAATTCGTTGTTTGAGACCTAGTAAAGAGAATAACTTGCAACTAGGTGTTAATTGGCTCTATCGACCGGCTGAGTTGAAGCTTGGCAAAGGCATCCTCCCGGACGCCGCGCCAAACGAAATCTTTTATTCTTTTCATGAGGATGAGACTCCAGCTGCATCGTTACTACATCCGTGTAAAGTTGCATTCCTTCCTAAAGGTGTTGAACTTCCTTCAGGGATATCCTCCTTTGTCTGTCGGCGAGTTTATGACATTGATAGCAAGTGTTTATGGTGGCTAACCGATCAAGATTATATTAAT GAGCGACAAGAAGAAGTAGATAAGCTCTTGCAAAAATCAAGAATAGAGATGGATGCGTCCTTTCAGTCCGGCAACCGTTCtccaaaaccaacaaataattcAGTGTCTACATCACAATTTAAACCAAGTTCTGATAATGTGCAGAGTAGTGCAACTTCTCTTCCCACTAAGGGAAAGAAAAGGGAGCGTGGAGACCAGGCCTCTGACCCTGTTAAGCGAGAACGTTCTCTGAAGCCAGATGATAGTGATTCTGGCCTGTACAAATCTGAAAGCTTTTTGAAATCTGAGATTGCAAAGATGACAGAGAAGGGAGGGGTTGTAGATTCAGAATCTGTTGAGAAACTTGTCCTACTTATGCAACCAGATAAAGTGGATAAGAAGTTGGATTTAATTAGCCGTTCAATGCTTGCAGGTGTTGTAGCTGCCACTGATAAGCTTGACTGTCTTAACCGATTTGTACAGCTGAAGGGCTTGACTGTGTTTGATGAATGGCTTCAGGATGTCCATAAAGGGAAGATTGGTGATAGTAGTGATAAATCTGCTGAGGACTTTCTGTTGGTTCTACTTCGTGCTCTTGATAAGCTTCCTGTGAACCTTCTTGCCCTACAAACATGCAACATTGGCAGATCCGTTAATCATTTACGGTCACACAAAAACttggaaatccaaaagaaagcAAGGGGTTTAGTTGACACTTGGAAGAAACGAGTTGAGGCTGAAATGAATATGATTGATGCAAATACTGGTTCAACTCAGGCCACTTCGTGGCCGTCCAAATCACGCCTTCCTGAGGCTCATGGAGGCAGAAGTAGTGGTGGATCTGGTGATGTTGCCTTGAAGAGCTCGGTGACACAGCTTTCAGCATCTAAAACAATGTCAATTAAGGTTTCACAAGTGGAAACTGCTGGGAAGTCTGCATCCCCATCTCCAGGTGCAATAAAATCGGCTTCGTCGCCAGCATCAGGCAAGGATAGTCAACCGAGAATTACCACTGGTAGTACTTCTGATATTCCCTTGTCAACTAGAGAAGAGAAGAGCAGTAGTTCTAGTCAGTCTCACAATTACAGTCAATCTTTCTCAGGAAAGGAAGATGCTAGGACTTCTACTGCTGGGTCAATGAGTGTCAATAAGATCTCAAGTGGTGGCTCAAGGCACAGGAAGTCGGTGAACGGCTTCCCTGGGACATTGGTGTCTGGAAGCCAGAAAGAAACAGGATCAAGTAGAAATTCCTCAATCCACCGAACCACTGCTCAAGAGAAGTTTGTAGCAATGGGTGAAAAGGTGTTTGAGACGTCTGTTGTTGATGGGGCCACTCCCAAGTTGATAGTTAAGCTACCCAACCGGGGACGAAGTCCTGCTCAAAGTGTTAGCGGAGGATCTTTTGAAGATCCCTCTATTATGAGCAGCCGTGCTTCTTCTCCTGTGGTTTCGGATAAGCATGAACCATCTGAACGTACAAAAGAAAAGGCTGATGCAGGTCGGGCTAATGTTATTTCTGATGTGAATGCAGAATCATGGCAGAGTAATGATTTTAAAGATTTACATACTGGGTCTGATGAAGGTGATGGGTCTCCTACAGCTGTTCCTGAGGAAGACCGAAGTAGACCTCCTGAAGATGGTACAAAAGTCCCTGAGGTACCCAAAGCTGCTTCATCATCATCTGGGAATGATTTGAAGTCTGGAAAACTGCATGATGCATCTTTCAGTTCCATGAATGCATTGATCGAAAGCTGTGTAAAATATTCTGAGGCGAGCACACCCGTGTCAATCGGGGATGATGTTGGAATGAATCTTCTTGCCAGTGTTGCTGCTGGAGAAATGTACAAGTCTGACTCGCTTACACCTGCTGATTCTCCACAAGAATGCAGCCCTCCTGTGGAGGAGATTTCTAATGGTGAAGATGCCAAATCAAAATCATCACCTCAAGAAACCTTAGTACGAGAACGATGTGAGCCCAATGATGTTGATGGTGATGATCTTAAGCGGGGTAAATCTGCTAGTTCATGGTCCAAAGATGGAATATGTCTTTCCAAGCAAGCATCACTCCACTCCACTGGAGATAGGAAAGCCGCTGCTGCATCATCTGAAGAGATTTTGCAAGCAACCACAGATCGCTACTCTGAGATGAATGAAAAGtatgatgatattttggtctCCAGTTCATTGTCACCCACAACGAAGGTAGCTAAGGACAGAGATTTGGATTCTGGTAAACAATCTTCTGAGGAAAAGGGTGTTGAGGTTAAATTAAGTGTCCTTTCAAGCACTGAAGATGTAAAACCTAAAGCTGAAGTTCCATCCAATCCGTCAATGGAGATTGATTGCAAGAAAGATAGTAATGAAATGTCAAACAATGTTGTTCTCACAGAGCAGAAGCCCCAGTCCGAAGAGCTGCCAGCTACTGGATCTATTAAGGATTTAGCTTCAGAAAATGTTGACAGTTGCAAAGTTAGAGAGGCTGATGAGGATCCTGGTGATAGTGGTGTTAATCAGTCTGATGGGGCAACATTGGATCCAAAAACCAATATGATTTCAACATCTGAAGATAAAAATTTAGATGGTTTGAGTTCAGATGCGACTGACCAAAAAACTGATTGCTTAAAGGCCAATTCTGAAAAGATGGAAGTCGCTGAACCCCATGCATTTGGAACATGTGCCCTGAAAGAGGAACCTACAGTTGGGTCGAAAGAGGTGGTTGGAGACGTAGATTTTAAGGAAGCAAAGAAGTCTGATGCTGAAGTCGCTGAATTGGAGGAACGGGTATCCACTGTGGTTGGTGCTACGTCCTTAACATCTGTACATGCAGCTGATATGGATTCAAAGATGAATTTCGATTTGAATGAAGGCTTAGTTAGTGATGATGGAAAATATGGGGAACCTACCAATTTGTCAACTGTCAATGTGGTTAACTCATTAACTACTACTGTTTCCATGCTTTCCAGTAGTATTCCTGCCTCCATTACAGTTGCTGCTGCTCTCAAAGGTCCCTTTGTTCCTCCAGTTGATCTACTGAGAAATAGAGGGGAACTTGGCTGGAAGGGATCAGCTGCCACCAGTGCATTTAGACCAGCTGAGCCGAGAAAGGTTCTTCAGCTGGCTTTGGGTTCTGCAAATGTTTGTCCTCCTGATGATTCTACAGGCAAAACCAGTCGGCCTCCATTAGATATTGATCTTAATGTGCCAGATGAAAGATTGTTAGAGGATATGGCTTGTAGAGATTCAAGTGCTGAGATAGGTTCAAACCCAGACCATTCAGTTAATCTTGATAGGTCGAGGAATGAACTTACAGGTTCTGCACCTGGTCGCATGTCTGGAGGACTTGATCTCGATTTGAATAGAGTTGATGATGCTAATGATATAACACAATATCCAACAACTAGCATACGCAGATTAGAGGCTCCTGTTGTACCTTTCAAGTCATTATCGTCCAGCTCGAATAATGAGGTCAAAAGGGATTTTGACTTAAACAATGGACCTGGTATTGATGATGGTGTTGCTGAACAGTCTTCATTCACCCAGCATAGTCGGGGAAGCACGCAGTCTGTGCACTCGCTACCGACTCTTGCTGGTCTCCGCTCAAATAACCTTGAAACAGGAAACTTCTCAGCGTGGTTTCCTTCTGGGACTTCTTATTCATCAATTACTATACCTTCAGCTTTATCTGATCGAGGGGAGCAGCCTTTTGCGATCATTCCACCTGGTGCACCGCAACGACTATTGGGTCCTCCTGCTGGTAATCCTTTCAATCCTGACGTTTACCGTGGTTCAGTGTTGTCATCGTCTCCAGCAGTGCCCTTTGCACCGAGCCCGTTCCCTTACCAAATGTTCCCTTTTGGGACTACTTTACCTTTGCCATCTGCTACTTTTTCTGTTGGGTCAAACTCTTTCATGGACTCCTCATCTGGTGGAAGAATTTTTACTCCCCCTGTAAATTCACAGTTTTTAGGACCTGTTGGTGCAGTTTCATCCCAATTTCCAAGGCCTTACATGGTAAGCGTTTCTGACGGTAGCAATAGTGGAGGTATGGAGAGTAATAGGAAGTGGAGTAGGCAGGGTTTGGACCTTAATGCAGGCCCTGGTGTGTTAGATATTGAAGGCAGAGAGGAGTCATTGGCACAAAGACAACTTGCTGTTGGCAGTTCACAGGCGCTAGCAGAGGAGCAAGTGAGGATGTTTCCACTGTCTGGTGGTGTTCTGAAAAGGAAAGAGCCTGATGGAGGGTGGGATGGTGAAGGCTTCAGGTACAAGCAATCCTCCTGGCAGTGA